In the genome of Nymphaea colorata isolate Beijing-Zhang1983 chromosome 9, ASM883128v2, whole genome shotgun sequence, one region contains:
- the LOC116261275 gene encoding glyoxylase I 4-like codes for MASKEKELPAASTLPLVSLNHVSILCRSVKDSTKFYQDVLGFALIKRPSSFDFEGAWLFNYGIGIHLLQCSSANDMVMKSGVINPKSNHFSFQCEDFELVKKKLEEARMEYVTASVEDGRIKIDQIFFHDPDGYIIEICNCVKLPVLPLSACPSFSATTDKQR; via the exons ATGGCCTCCAAAGAGAAAGAGTTGCCAGCTGCCTCAACCTTGCCACTGGTCTCCCTTAATCATGTCTCCATTCTCTGCAGATCTGTAAAGGATTCCACCAAATTCTACCAGGACGTGTTGGGTTTCGCTCTAATCAAGCGCCCTTCTTCATTCGATTTCGAGGGAGCATG GTTGTTCAATTATGGCATAGGAATTCATTTGTTGCAGTGCAGCTCTGCCAACGACATGGTTATGAAGTCTGGAGTTATCAATCCTAAAAGCAATCACTTCTCATTCCAA TGTGAAGACTTTGAATTAGTGAAGAAGAAGTTGGAGGAGGCAAGAATGGAGTACGTGACAGCATCGGTAGAGGACGGAAGAATAAAAATCGACCAAATCTTCTTTCATGACCCGGATGGCTACATCATAGAGATCTGTAACTGCGTCAAGCTCCCAGTTCTACCACTTTCGGCTTGCCCTTCTTTCTCTGCCACAACTGACAAGCAGCG GTAA